From one Drosophila subpulchrella strain 33 F10 #4 breed RU33 chromosome 3L, RU_Dsub_v1.1 Primary Assembly, whole genome shotgun sequence genomic stretch:
- the LOC119553406 gene encoding protein artichoke has translation MQLPIFLLLCIGLTLIRAESCPPSQAILPCRCSLRGKEIQIWCSHSNLPQIQTGLKAVERNIKGRIDELVLENNQLPALPGRFFGSLQIVRLMLRHNSIERVSNGWLNELENGLVEIFLVEPQLRSIPAESLNGMINMLAITIQSDELKHLPDFSGLLSLTYLSVQTGALQELPPHLFRHLPKLQHIHITGGGGLTRLEAGLFDGLISLKNLDLSHNGLNWIHLRALSRLPDLVSLKLSYNQISDVGMVGRIVKDLEHLKKLRLDHNLITVIEDGSFVDLPNLSELHLNDNRITELQYGAFLRTPQLKTIYLHNNLIRRIHPESLLQASGSGVEAVHIYNNEIGHVEALRALLDALPTLRYLDMSGNLLSELPYGALRGHGTLEQLHLNHNHLRLIERDALMAMPALRELRMRNNSLSSDLPLPFWNLPGLKGLDLAQNQFGRVDSQLLAGLPSLRRLDLSENGLTEVAPNSFRHNPLLETLNISSNELTKIHSSTLIHLERLFEVDASYNQLKTVIGGLPRIVERISLKGNHISSLPAAASKDLQLPNLRMLDLSQNRIEQLPRHGFQGASELRVLSLAQNELRQLEDTSFIGIQRLELLHLQDNQLGEADERALLPLAELRNLNLQSNKLEAITDNFFSNNSRLEQLDLSRNLIRSISPTAFDTQRSLEYLDLSGNALLDISVGLGNLNNLRDIDLSYNQISRVQSDVIGGWRNVVEIRLSNNLIVELQQGTFRNLPKLQYLDLSSNEIRNVEPGALKGLDELQEFVLADNKLVELKDHVFEELPNLLASHFQYNKLRYISPESFHNANSLVFLNLSNNHFRNMENIGLRSMRNLEVLDLSTNGVKLVSTMPLKALNWLVELKMDNNQICRIQGSPFETMPRLRVLSMRNNQLRSIKERTFRNLRGNIAILDVDGNPIDCNCEMQWLSVWLQETNFPYPGPKCQDGRLLRAARIERSLCMGVDIYGNERTDGNHLPLLNEHGDVFQRDLPEDFNDECEANEGTRLPGDRPLVGESEYFYDQYVDATEAPDTTNSVISTSQRPKPIPTANSNLDLNNTLLHTKYFNRRPQQGSGSPFTFFGYPLPSVSLGRFFGFGDRGRKQRTDGPDEMPATHRMAHINLPSGRGKTRMYQPNSAEFEKYLKDQQQQEKQNIARNRYVDTDSTTSSVEDALSNESGSAATTVGVFRTTFREPSSIERGGFRPIVPVHVGGFMPVQDPQQRRGLVEPVNVTGKPPETSQGKGERKFIPISDQARPKPTKSSGESSETATYEVTETTSDVTTTMPVMPRITTSTTRASTRTTPRSTSSTTTSIQGTTINDASSSSEQEQESQYDDDDLKAQSVTLLRPPPLVQTTTAETILLIPPAEEHVAQIKSRSWVTTTTPQSPSDFQVTPARPTSTVPPPPPPSPPLRGGGRSTITKVYTPYQQQVAQPTAEEYQRTTPSADNEGVASEHQLTAKAQKRTELELLQVDRVDRKDGMDWYYESFKKKRDFNGGAAVRKTSHKEVYYDGIGASSSWNRLHKREILFLSLLLLWRAC, from the exons ATGCAGCTGCCCATTTTCCTACTACTGTGTATTGGTCTAACTCTGATCAGGGCCGAAAGTTGTCCTCCATCGCAGGCCATTTTACCCTGCCGCTGTTCCTTGCGAGGAAAGGAAATCCAGATATG GTGCTCGCACAGTAACCTACCGCAGATCCAAACCGGTCTCAAGGCCGTGGAACGGAATATTAAGGGCCGGATTGACGAACTGGTCCTGGAGAACAACCAATTGCCGGCGCTGCCAGGACGCTTCTTTGGCAGCCTGCAGATTGTGCGACTGATGCTGCGTCACAATAGCATCGAAAGAGTATCCAACGGATGGCTGAATGAGCTGGAGAACGGCCTGGTGGAGATCTTCTTGGTGGAACCTCAGCTGCGCAGCATTCCGGCGGAGAGTCTTAACGGGATGATCAACATGCTGGCCATTACAATCCAAAGCGATGAGCTGAAGCACTTGCCTGATTTCTCGGGATTGCTAAGCCTCACCTATCTGAGTGTCCAGACGGGAGCTCTCCAAGAACTGCCGCCCCATCTTTTCAGACACCTTCCCAAACTTCAGCACATACATATAACAGGAGGCGGAGGACTCACCCGCTTGGAAGCGGGTCTTTTCGATGGCTTGATCTCCCTGAAGAACTTGGATCTATCGCACAACGGTCTCAACTGGATACATTTACGTGCTCTGTCCAGATTGCCCGATTTGGTTAGCCTAAAGCTTTCCTATAATCAAATCAGCGATGTGGGTATGGTTGGTCGCATTGTCAAGGATCTGGAGCATCTAAAGAAACTACGGCTGGACCACAATCTCATCACCGTAATAGAGGATGGCTCCTTTGTGGACCTGCCCAATCTCTCCGAGCTTCACTTGAACGATAATAGAATCACAGAACTGCAATATGGAGCCTTTCTACGCACACCCCAATTGAAAACCATATATCTGCACAACAATCTCATCCGGCGGATCCATCCGGAATCCCTGCTTCAGGCGAGTGGAAGTGGTGTGGAGGCGGTGCACATCTACAACAATGAGATTGGTCACGTGGAAGCTTTGAGGGCTTTGTTGGATGCATTACCTACGCTTCGCTATCTGGACATGAGTGGTAATCTGCTGAGCGAGCTGCCCTATGGAGCTCTTCGTGGCCACGGGACGCTGGAGCAATTGCATCTGAACCACAACCACCTGAGACTCATCGAAAGGGATGCTTTGATGGCTATGCCCGCCTTGAGGGAACTTCGGATGAGAAACAACAGTCTATCTTCGGATTTACCCCTACCATTTTGGAATCTTCCTGGTCTAAAAGGCCTTGATCTAGCGCAGAATCAATTTGGCAGGGTTGACTCCCAATTGCTGGCCGGACTTCCCTCTTTAAGACGTCTGGATCTCAGTGAGAATGGTCTAACCGAAGTGGCACCCAACAGTTTTCGTCACAATCCCCTCCTCGAAACCCTCAACATATCCTCCAATGAGCTGACCAAAATCCATTCCTCCACACTAATCCATTTGGAGAGACTTTTTGAGGTGGATGCCAGTTATAATCAGTTGAAAACAGTGATCGGAGGACTTCCTAGAATCGTGGAGCGTATCTCATTGAAGGGTAACCACATATCCTCTCTACCAGCAGCTGCTAGCAAGGATTTGCAATTGCCCAACCTACGGATGCTGGATCTTAGTCAGAATCGCATAGAACAGCTGCCCAGACACGGTTTTCAGGGGGCATCGGAGCTGAGGGTCTTGAGTCTGGCTCAAAACGAGTTGCGTCAGTTGGAGGACACCTCCTTCATAGGAATCCAACGTCTGGAGTTGCTACATCTGCAGGATAACCAACTTGGTGAAGCGGATGAGAGGGCTTTACTACCGCTCGCGGAACTAAGGAATCTAAACCTTCAGTCCAACAAATTGGAAGCCATTACGGATAACTTCTTCTCCAACAACAGTCGACTTGAGCAATTGGATCTTTCTAGGAATCTAATACGCAGCATATCGCCCACCGCTTTCGATACCCAAAGATCACTGGAGTATCTGGATCTCTCGGGAAATGCCCTTCTGGATATCTCGGTAGGATTGGGAAACCTGAACAACCTGCGAGACATCGATCTCAGCTATAATCAGATATCCCGTGTCCAATCCGATGTGATTGGTGGCTGGCGAAATGTGGTAGAGATCCGATTGTCCAATAACCTAATTGTAGAGTTGCAGCAGGGCACTTTCCGCAACCTTCCTAAGCTGCAATATCTTGATCTCAGCAGCAATGAGATCAGGAATGTGGAGCCTGGAGCCCTTAAGGGACTCGATGAACTCCAGGAATTCGTTTTGGCCGACAATAAGTTGGTGGAGCTAAAGGATCATGTCTTCGAGGAGCTACCAAATCTGCTGGCCTCCCACTTTCAGTACAACAAACTGCGCTACATATCACCGGAAAGCTTCCACAATGCTAATTCGCTGGTCTTTCTAAATCTGTCCAACAATCACTTCAGGAATATGGAAAATATAGGTCTTCGAAGCATGCGAAATCTTGAGGTCTTGGATCTCTCCACCAATGGGGTCAAGTTGGTCTCGACGATGCCGTTGAAGGCCCTAAACTGGTTGGTGGAACTCAAAATGGATAACAACCAGATATGTCGGATTCAG GGTTCTCCTTTTGAGACGATGCCTCGATTGCGAGTCTTGTCCATGCGAAACAACCAACTTAGGAGTATTAAAGAGCGTACCTTCCGGAACCTTCGAGGAAATATAGCCATTTTGGATGTGGATG GCAATCCCATAGACTGCAATTGCGAGATGCAGTGGCTGTCGGTGTGGCTGCAGGAGACGAACTTTCCGTATCCGGGACCCAAGTGCCAGGATGGACGCCTGCTGAGGGCGGCCCGCATAGAGAGAAGTCTCTGCATGGGTGTGGATATCTATGGGAATGAACGAACCGATGGCAACCACTTGCCACTGCTGAACGAGCACGGCGATGTCTTTCAGAGGGATTTGCCAGAGGATTTCAATGATGAGTGCGAGGCCAACGAGGGAACCAGGCTGCCAGGAGATCGACCTCTGGTGGGCGAGAGCGAGTACTTCTACGATCAGTATGTGGACGCTACCGAGGCACCAGATACGACCAACTCCGTGATCAGTACATCGCAGCGACCCAAGCCGATTCCCACGGCAAACAGCAATTTAGATCTGAATAACACATTGCTCCATACGAAATACTTCAATCGAAGGCCTCAGCAGGGTAGTGGATCGCCCTTCACCTTCTTTGGATATCCCTTGCCTAGTGTGAGTTTAGGTAGGTTCTTCGGTTTCGGGGATCGAGGACGAAAACAGCGAACGGATGGCCCCGATGAAATGCCTGCCACGCATCGAATGGCTCACATTAATCTGCCCAGTGGTCGGGGCAAAACTAGGATGTATCAGCCGAATAGCGCCGAGTTCGAAAAGTATCTTAAggaccagcagcagcaggagaaGCAAAACATTGCGAGAAATCGATATGTGGACACGGATTCCACCACTTCCTCCGTGGAGGATGCACTGAGCAATGAGAGTGGGAGTGCAGCCACCACAGTGGGTGTCTTTCGCACCACCTTTCGTGAGCCATCGAGCATCGAACGCGGTGGTTTCCGTCCCATCGTTCCGGTCCATGTCGGTGGTTTTATGCCTGTACAAGATCCTCAGCAGCGACGTGGTCTGGTGGAGCCAGTGAATGTTACGGGAAAGCCACCGGAGACGAGCCAAGGAAAGGGTGAAAGGAAATTCATTCCCATTTCTGATCAGGCGAGACCTAAGCCAACCAAAAGCAGTGGTGAAAGTTCAGAAACGGCTACATACGAGGTCACAGAAACCACTTCTGATGTTACCACCACAATGCCAGTGATGCCGAGGATAACAACGAGCACAACTAGAGCATCTACAAGGACCACGCCGAGGAGTACTTCAAGTACTACAACTAGTATCCAGGGAActaccataaacgatgcctcATCCAGCAGTGAACAGGAGCAGGAATCTCAGTACGATGATGACGACCTGAAGGCGCAATCTGTGACCTTGCTAAGACCTCCTCCTCTGGTGCAGACAACCACAGCGGAGACGATATTGTTGATTCCTCCGGCCGAAGAGCATGTGGCGCAGATCAAGAGTCGTTCCTGGGTGACCACCACAACGCCACAGAGTCCAAGTGACTTTCAGGTTACTCCAGCCCGTCCCACGAGCACAGTGCCACCACCGCCACCGCCTTCTCCTCCGCTGCGAGGTGGAGGACGCTCCACCATCACCAAGGTGTACACGCCCTATCAACAGCAAGTGGCTCAGCCCACGGCGGAGGAGTATCAGCGCACCACGCCCAGTGCGGATAACGAGGGCGTGGCCAGTGAGCATCAGCTCACGGCGAAAGCGCAGAAACGAACTGAACTGGAACTCCTTCAGGTTGACAGAGTCGATCGCAAGGATGGCATGGATTGGTACTACGAGAGTTTCAAGAAGAAGCGCGACTTCAATGGCGGTGCTGCTGTGCGGAAAACATCCCACAAAGAGGTATACTACGATGGTATAGGTGCCTCTTCCAGTTGGAATCGATTGCACAAGAGGGAGATCCTCTTTCTCAGCTTGT
- the LOC119553407 gene encoding lipase 3, with protein sequence MNPIFYALLFSLVAGLAVAEKSDYCLSEIIKTDARIRSHGYPTETHQVTTADGYVLTLFRIPYSHKLKNQNENRPPVLLQHGLFSNSDCWLSSGPDNSLAYLLADAGYDVWLGNARGNIYSRENNLISLNSHKFWHFDWHEIGTIDIPAMIDYILQYTGHKQLHYCGHSQGTTVYIVMLSERPEYNALIKSGHMLAPCAYFEHGTSFIFNAMGPLVGTPGGIWNQLLVDTELIPHNNLVNRLVDNSCHMIDSICNNAFIMFANGGYVNANASSMSVLIETHPAGSSSNQGIHYLQLWKSGEFRQYDWGTKKNLELYGQELPPDYDLSQITAPTHLYSSNNDALCGPEDVDTLVKNFVHLTEDYRVPVQSFNHLDFIIARNMKELVNDPIIERINSYEGR encoded by the exons ATGAATCCAATTTTCTACGCCCTACTGTTCAGTTTGGTGGCGGGTCTAGCCGTCGCCGAGAAGTCGGACTATTGTCTGAGTGAGATCATCAAGACCGACGCGAGGATCCGTTCGCACGGATATCCCACGGAGACGCACCAGGTGACCACCGCGGATGGCTATGTGCTGACCCTGTTCCGCATTCCGTACTCCCACAAGCTGAAAAACCAGAACGAGAACCGTCCCCCAGTCCTCCTGCAGCACGGACTGTTCAGCAACTCGGACTGCTGGCTCTCCTCGGGACCGGATAACTCCCTGGCCTATCTCCTGGCCGATGCCGGATACGATGTGTGGCTAGGCAATGCTCGTGGTAACATTTACTCCCGGGAGAACAACCTTATCTCCCTGAACAGCCACAAGTTCTGGCACTTTGACTGGCATGAGATCGGTACCATCGACATACCCGCCATGATCGACTATATCCTGCAATACACTGGACACAAACAGTTGCACTACTGCGGCCACTCACAGGGAACAACCGTGTACATTGTGATGCTCTCCGAGCGACCCGAGTACAATGCCCTCATTAAGTCCGGACATATGTTGGCCCCATGTGCCTACTTCGAGCACGGAACCTCATTCATCTTCAACGCCATGGGTCCCTTGGTGGGCACACCGGGTGGCATCTGGAACCAACTGCTGGTGGACACCGAGCTGATCCCGCACAATAACCTGGTCAACCGTCTGGTGGACAACAGCTGCCATATGATCGACTCCATCTGCAACAACGCCTTCATTATGTTCGCCAACGGCGGCTACGTCAATGCCAATGCG AGCTCCATGAGTGTCCTGATTGAGACCCACCCGGCTGGTTCTTCCAGCAACCAAGGCATCCACTACCTGCAGCTGTGGAAGTCCGGTGAATTCCGACAATACGATTGGGGCACCAAGAAGAACTTGGAGCTGTACGGGCAGGAATTGCCCCCGGATTACGATCTCAGCCAGATCACCGCCCCCACCCACTTGTACTCCAGCAACAACGATGCCCTTTGCGGACCCGAGGATGTTGATACCCTGGTGAAGAACTTCGTTCATCTGACGGAGGACTACCGTGTGCCCGTCCAGAGCTTCAACCACTTGGACTTTATCATTGCGAGGAATATGAAGGAGCTGGTCAACGACCCGATCATCGAACGTATTAACTCGTACGAAGGTCGTTAG